In Marinobacter salinisoli, the DNA window AAAACCAGCCTTGAAGGACGATGACGGATAATCTGCCGGCAAAGCTCCGAGCCGATAGAGCCCCCGGCGCCCGTGACCATCACAGCCTTACCATACAGCCCCGCAGCCACCTGGGCGTTATCCGGTTTTACCGGATCACGCCCTAGCAGATCCTCGATTTCAAGATCCCTGATATCATTGATGCGGGCCTGTCCAGCAATCAACTCTGACATGTTTGGCACGGTCTGAACCGGTATTGAAAGCGGCTCCAGCCTCTTGAGCAAACGTTTCCGATCAATCCCCGAGTCCTGATCCAGTGCCAACAACAATCTCTTGACGCTATGCTCACGAATCACCCGTTCAATGTGGCTGATGTCATAGACGGGAATGCCGTTGATAAGGGCGCGATGGTTAGATTTGAGAAGGGTTATGAAAGCCGCAGGGTGGTACTCCATTCCCCGCGCCAAAGCACGAGCGAGCTCAATGCCGGTTTCCCCTGCTCCGATAATCGCGACAAACTGTTTGTTATGGCGCCTCGGGCGATTGACCAGTATTCGAACGCCCATACGCGTGCCACTAACAAAAATGAATGCTAGAGCACTATAAATGAACGGCACTGAGCGAGGAACCAATACCTCCAGCCAATAGCCCAGAAGAATCAGGGTAATTGCAGAGATAACGACACCGTAGATAACCGTGAGGAACGCACGGTCACTTAGGTATCGAACAACTGCACGGTACAACCCCAGCCTGACAAACGCTGCGATAGTGACAACCACTGTCAGTCCAGAAACAACCAACTGCTCGGAATCTGGAATCCAGAATTGCTGATCAAAACGTAACGAAAATGCCGCCCACAGCGCAAAAAACAGAGCCACCACATCGGCAGCGACAGAAACCAAACGTTTGTGAAATCGTGATAGATCAAGAAATTTATTGAACATTATTTCCCTTTACCAACTTATAGACTGCGGCACACTGTAGTGGCCAACTAATCCCGGACAGTGTTTTAAGGCTTTCCTCAGCCTAAACAGGCGAAATGAAGCCGTAATTAGCTTTCCAGTTGTAGTAGCTCGCGTCGGAGATACCTTACTCTCGACACACTTCCTTGACCAGTCGGCCGCCCCAGACCTACTTCAGGATCTTGACGATCGGTGACTCGCTGAACCGTGATTTCTTCATGCTTGTCTCAGTTTGCCTTATCGTAGGCAGGAGAACTCCAATGATGCATGCACCGATTTTTGGGGATGGTTACAAACTTCACGCTTTTAATAATTAAGAAATTGGACTGCGGGTCGTGGTCAGTTGGCGTGGCGACCACCACAAAGTCTCTGCTCCGATAGGCCAGCTATTTGTCCAGCATGGCGTTAAAGTTCAGCGCTCTATTGGCCCGAAAACTGGAAGCTCCCGCATCAATAATCGGACTTTTACGGTTGTTCAGAAGCTCAACCTTCTCCGAATCAATATCCAAAACAAATACCTGGTCATGCTGTGCCAACGCCATGGTATTGGAAGGATTAATATAGCCGGCACCGGTGATGGCGATTTTCGTGATGCTCATTGTTCCTTAAAACTTTGATCGGTCAAAACCTTAAGCACTTCAATCACTGCTGTCCTGGCACTCTGTCACCGGAACCCTTGCCGGAGACCGTCATCAGGATATATTTGAAGTAGGCGGATACGGTCAAGTTCTCCAGCATTTTCTGGTCAGTTTCTGCCAATAGCCTAGGAGTAGACATGTCGATGCCATTCACCTGTGCTAATCCGGTAATACCCGGTCTCGCGTCCAACACACCACGTGTTTCACGCTCTTGAATCAGTGCCTCTTGATTAAAGAGACAAGGCCTTGGGCCCACTAAACTCATCTCGCCTTTCAATACATTCCAGAGTTGTGGTAGCTCATCCAATTTGGTGCGACGCAAAAATCGGCCGAATGACGTTACGGAAGAAGGACTGGCTAGATGACTTGCAACGGAGGCAGTCTCTTTTGCCATAGTCCGGAACTTGACCAAAGTAAAAGGCCTCTTATCTCGGCCCACCCGCTCCTGTCTGAATATGGGAGAACCCGTATCGAAGAAGCCGACAAATAACAAAAGCAATAACAATGGGAAGCCGAAGGTCAACCCGATCAGAGCAAACAAAAAATCGAAAATACGAATCACACATAGTCCTTAGCAATCAGAAAAACACCGTCTTAAGCCATCATCCACACTCAGCGGAGGTTTCCAGCCTAGCAAATCTCGGGTTTTGGAAATATCAACCTGCAGCGAGTCCAGCAAACGCCGAGCGACCGCCTTTTTACCCAGCATGGTTGCACCCGCCGTTAACAGCCCAGGGGGCACGGGTATAAGTCGAGATGGCTTTCCCATTGCCACGGCAACTGCACGCAGCAGCTCCGTGGTAGATAAGTCATCGCCATCACTGGCCAAAAAAACCTGATTGGCTGCGGAAGGATGGTGAGTGCAGGTAATGATCAAATCCACCAGATTGCCCAGCGCCACCAGTGAGCGTTTGTTGTGGACAGCACCAAGAGGCAGCGGCAAGCCTTTATCCACCAACCGTATCATGCTTGCAAAATTACCCTTTACACCGGGCCCATAGACCAAAGGCGGACGGATTATCACTACTTCCATACCACTCTCGGAGGCTAACTCGAGTAAGCCTTGTTCGGCCTCGAGTTTCGAAAAACCGTAAGGGTCTTCCGGGTGAGCCTTCTCTTCAGACGTAAAGGGGTCACGGCCTGAAGTAGACTCTCCATTTACCTTTACCGTGCTCAAGAAAACAAAACGGCTGACCTTGCTTTCCGCTGATTTTCTCGCCAGGGAAAGAGTCAAATCCCGATTGATCTTCCGGAAAGCCGACAGCGGATCTTCGGCCATATCCTGCATCTGGTGCGCCCGGGCAGCACAATGAACAACGACTTCAGCCCCATTGAGCGGCTCCGCTAATGAGTCAGGGTTGTCCAACGAAGGTATCGTGACGACCGGAAAATCAAAATTTCCATTTTTTCGGCAAATCCCAAGGACTTCCTCACCCTCGCACTGTAAACGCTTAGCCAGAGCGCGACCAACAAACCCGCTGGCGCCAGTAACAACTATCTTTCGACTCATTCCACCAAATTCCTGTCTAGAATATTGTGGCTCAGCTGTTCAATAAAACACTCAAAACTCAAACCTCGCTTCAGTTCAGAGCGGTCGCTATCAAGATCATCGGTTTCTATACTACCTTCTTCAATTCTCGCAAAAGTATTTGCCAACGCCCCAGCCTCAGGCTCCACGACCAGGCCAAGCCGGTTCGAAGTTACCCATTCGGCTACGCTGGTCTGTTCGCCGCAAACTGCAAGAATGAAGGCACCGGAGAACACGTAGGATGAAGACTTACTCGGGAAAGCATATCGGGTAACCTCATCTTCGATCGGTAACAGCGCCCACTCGTAATTAGCGTTCAACTGGGCCGCTTCTGTAGCTGAGATCAGGCCGTAGTAATGCACCTGGGAATACTGATTGGCCAATCTTTCCAATGCTGGCGCGAATACTCCGCCGCCAGCAAAAGCAAACTCAAGCGACCCACCGGCATCCAGGTATCGCTCAATCGCATCGACTAAAAGCGGAATGCGTTGGAGCCGGCCAGCATTTCCGCAGAATGAAAACCCTCTCCTTTTGGTCGACACAGGATTAACGCCTTCGAAGGATACGGCCGGATTGCTCAGCACAACGACGTCAGCGTGTGTTCCGGAACGCCTGCAGATTTCATCCGCCATTTCCCGGGTAATAGTAATCAGCCTGCTAGCTTGTCGCATCACCAATCCATCAATCCACCGCAAGCACCGATATATCAGCCGGTTCACGGGAACCACCACATTTGTGGCCTCCGGATGAATATCCTGTAAATGGTATACATAGGAAGCACGGAAAAGCTTCGCATATACCATAACAATAAACGGCACTAGCACGGGCGGATCAGTAGAGACATATACCTTCCGAGGCCGGTTCCAGAGCAGCACACCCATCACCCAAATCATAAAGAAAGCAGCATCAACGATCCGGCGCGCAATACCACTGGCAGAGGTTGTCCAGGCCTTACATGGATAGAACGCCACACCTTTGCCGCGCCCTTGCTGCGAAAGCGCAGAGCGGATATCAGCATGGTCCTGAAGAATCACAGAGACGCGGAGTTGGCAAGCCGCATTTTCCGCGAACCGCAAAAGTGCCTCTCCAATAACCGGGTAAACGGGCCAGAAGCTGCGGTTAATAATTGCTAGGTCTGAACGGCGGGGCATTGAGAAGTTCATGAGGCAGGAGTCAGTACTTTTTCCATACCACTCGATTCACATAATCAGTGTAGCTGTGAATGATTCGCACCACTTTGTCTGAGACATTGGGCATGCTGTAATCCCCGACTAATCTCAGGCTTCTTTTCTCGCCGCGAGGCTGGGTTTCAAGAATTGAAAGCCCCTGCCTGACTCGCTCAACGTCAAGACCCACCATCATAACGGAAGCCTCTTCCATTCCCTCCGGCCGTTCGTGGGCCTCACGAAGATTCAGTGCAGGAAAGTTCAGAATCGACGACTCCTCGTTGATCGTGCCACTGTCTGACAACACCGCCCGGGCCGAGAGCTGGAGTTTCACGTAATCATGAAAGCCCAGAGGTTTCAAAAGCTGGACCTTATCATGAAAGACAGAGCCCGTGGCATTAATACGGTTTTGCGTTCTCGGGTGCGTGGATACAATAACTGGCAAGCCGAAATCCTCGGCGACTCCATTCAGCGTCTCCACAAGTCGGGCAAATGAGCGCTCAGATTCTATATTCTCCTCACGATGAGCACTCACGACGAAATACTGGTCAGCCTTCAACGAAAACCGATTCACCACATCAGACGCCTCAATGCGTTGCCGGTAGTGATTCAGCACTTCGAACATCGGGCTACCGGTTTTGATTACCTGGTCCGGAGCCAAGCCCTCTCGCAGCAGATACTCCCGAGCAATGCTGCTGTAAGTCAGGTTGATATCGGCCGTATGATCCACGATGCGCCGATTTGTCTCCTCGGGGACCCGTTGGTCGAAGCAGCGGTTGCCTGCTTCCATATGGAAAATCGGAATTTGTCGACGCTTGGCCGGGATCACAGATAGACAGCTGTTGGTGTCGCCCAAAACCAGCAAAGCTTCTGGTCGCACATGCGCCAGAACTTCATCAACCGCAGAGATCAGGTTACCAATCGTGTTGGCAGCCCCCTTACTATCTGTCGCGCTATTCAGGAAGTAATCGGGTTTACGAATATCAAGGTCGTCAAAAAACACCTGATTCAGTTCGTAGTCATAGTTCTGCCCAGTATGCACCAGGACATGTTCACAGTGCTCATCCAGCCGGGCTAGTACCCTGGATAACCTAATAATCTCAGGACGAGTGCCAACTACCGTCACTACTTTCAGCTTTTTCATTGAGGTTCTCAGGAATCAGAAGGATTTAATCAAACAGGACAGGCGTAAGTATCAGGGTTGTCCCGGTCGAAAATCTCGTTAGCCCAAAGCATACAAACGAGCTCGCCGTCACCTATGTTCGTTATGTCATGGGTCCAGCCGGGCACAGTCTCTACGATTTCGGATTTCTCTCCTCGGGTGATCAACTCGTACTCCTCACCCGTTTGCATATGCCGAAACTTGAAACGTGCGGTTCCAGAGATCACCAGGAATTTTTCCGTTTTGGAATGATGATAATGGCCGCCACGAGTTATTCCGGGATGAGCTGTGAAAAAAGAAAACTGCCCGGCATCCGGTGTTTTCAACATCTCCACAAACACACCTCGCGAGTCACCATGCTGCGGCACAGTGTAAAAGAACTGTTCTGGGCGAAGGAAACTCAGATAGGTGGAATATAAAGCTCTCGTAAGACCCATCCCCACCCTCGGTATAACAAGAGTATCGCGGCTGCTGCGGAATTCCCGGATAGTATCGGCGAGCTCACCAACAGTCGTCGAATACTCAGGATGAACCTGCTCAAAGCCTTCAGCATCAAGATTAGGCAAAGCACCGTCCAGAAGCGAAACGAATCGGGAAACCACATCGTCTATATACACCAACCGCAAAGGCGCTTCAGGGTTGTTGACCGTGATCGGTAGCCCCTGCGCAATATTGTGGCAGAAAGTCGCGACCACGGAGTTGTAGTTCGACCGAGACCATTTCCCAAACACATTCGGCAGCCTGAACACGTGTACTGGCACATCAAATTCCTGGCCATACCTGAGTACTGCGCATTCAGCATCCCGCTTGCTCAAGCCATAATCGTTATCCAACGCTGCCTGGGTTGAAGACGAAAGGACGACCGGAACCTTATCGCCTTTTTTCGCACGCGCAGCCAATCCCTCACAGAGCCACACTGTCAGATCAGAGTTTCCTTTCCGGAACTCCTCAGGATCTTGGGGGCGATTTACGCCAGCCAAATGGAACACGAACTCGGCTTTCGAAAGGGCGTCTTCAAAGGTTGCTCGGGGCGAGTCCCGGGAAATCAACAACAGGTCAATATCAGTGCGCTCCGCCAAATGCTGCTGCAGGTTTTTTGCGATAAACCCATTGGCGCCTGTGATCAAAACTCGCATAACGTTCAATCCTGAGGTTGTGCATTTTCTCCACGAACGGTGGCGCTAATAAAATCAAGCTTCATCAACAGCTCCTGCATGCCCGCTTTGTCCAGACGTGTCGTGTTGTGGGAATTGTAATCGTCAGTGTGGGAGATTTTCTCTTCTCCCTGCTCCACAAACTTACCGTAGTTCAGATCCCGCAAATCCGGCGGCACCCGGTAATACCCACCCAAATCCTCCGCGCAGGCCATCTCCTCACGGCTCAGCAGCGCCTCAAATAGTTTCTCGCCATGTCGAGTACCGATTACATTGATCGGATGGTCTGCATGGCCGACTAGATCAGTCAACGCTAGGGCGAGGGTTTCGATGGTGGCAGCAGGGGCTTTCTGCACGAACAGATCGCCATTGCTGCCGTGTTCAAAGGCGTACAGCACCAGGTCCACCGCATCTGCCAAGGTCATCATGAAGCGGGTCATGTTCGGGTCTGTAATGGTGAGGGATTTACCGCCGCGAATCTGATCCACAAACAACGGAATCACCGATCCGCGAGAGGCCATCACGTTGCCGTAGCGGGTGCCACAAATAACAGTCTTTCCCGGGTCCACATTGCGAGACTTGGCCACCATCACCTTTTCCATCATAGCCTTGGAGATGCCCATGGCGTTGATAGGATACACCGCCTTGTCGGTACTCAGACAAACCACCCGCTTCACTTCGTTCTGGATTGCCGCTTCTAGGACGTTCTCCGTGCCGATCACATTGGTTTTCACAGCCTCCATGGGATGAAATTCACAGGAAGGCACCTGCTTTAGCGCCGCAGCATGGAATATGAAATCCACTCCCCTGGTAGCATTCAGAATGCTGTTGTAGTCCCGCACATCGCCAATATAAAACTTGAGTTTGGGGTTGGAGTAGCGCTTGCGCATATCGTCCTGTTTCTTCTCATCCCGGCTGAAGATGCGAATCTCTTCAATATCGGTATCCAGGAAACGACTGAGAACTGCGTTTCCGAAAGAGCCGGTGCCACCCGTTATTAGCAAAATTTTATTACCAAACACTCTAGTACCCCAAAGTCATGTATTTCCGAACTCTAAAACTTCGACCTGTAAACACGGACAGTCAGAGAAGTTCTTGAAGTTCATCAAATGTAAAAGCTTTAAAAATGTTCTCGGAACATAAGGATGGGAAAATCTTCATTACATAAGCCCGATCTTTATCGTTGACCAATGCAGCAATTGCTTTCACCCCTCTTCTTGACGACTCTAGCAGTACCGTCGATTTTCTGGCGATACAAACTGAAGAGCGCATAGCTTCATCAAGATCTTCTATCTGTTCGACGTTTGGAAAGCGATTTTTATAGTTACTTGCAGTTTCAAGAGGATGTAATTTAATAGAAACGGAAACATTTCTTCCAGTAAGTTCCTCTATGATTCGGTAGTTTACCTCAGGATTTCGAGGCTCAGTAAAAAAGCAAACCCGTTCAACCAGTTTCGCAAACTTACTCTCACCACCAACACCATACATTGAATCTACTACTGAACCTACATAAAGAAACTTATCTTCGTGGTATAACCTATTAAGAAAACTGGCAGCCTCTGGCGTAAAACAATAGAAAGTGGTGCCTGCTAACCCACCTGGGAAACGAAATCCATATTCAAGCCCATGGGGCAAACAGACAAGCTCCTTTTTCTCCCGATGACATACCTTAGTCTGAAGCAATGCAAAACGATCGTCTTTATCTCCTGTGTAGAAGACCGCGCGTGGAGACAACCGAACAACCTCGTCCAAGCATGATTCGTAAACTGCCTTGTGTGCAATGCGTTTAAGATAGCCTGGGAACAGCGCAAGAGCACAAGAACGACCTAACATAACTCTGCCATCTTTCAAGATATTTTTGATATCCCTTAACGCATGGAAAGCCGACATTAAAGATATTTTGAAAATATTCTTCCAACACACAACCGAATAGATAGAAACCCCGGGAACATTGAGCCCGCCAAAGTTATCTACAAGCGTCACCGCTGATATCTCTCGTTCTATACTCAGCCTACATTTCTGATAGGCAGCCTTAGATCTGATCAGGAAGACAACTTTCCTATTAACATCAAACTCTAAAGTGATATCAGATTCTTTTCTTCTGACGAGATAGAATGGCAGAAGAAAAGACAGTAAAACTATCGAAATAACCGAAAAAATAAATACAAAGAATGATAACAAAGTCGTTAACATCCGGATTATTAGTGAAACCTGTTTACCCGCTTCAGCCTTTGCTCTAATAAAAAGATTTTTATCGAGAACCCGAGCAAACAAACTAAACCGCGAGCAGGCGCTTGATTTCAAAACCTCTGAGAACTCCAGCAACCTGACATAATGGTAAAAAAAAATTTCATTTGAATAATCAGACATCCCAGAAAAATCATGATCATTCAAGCGATCAATGAAGTCCTCCGTATAGCAACTATCGGTCGGAATACTTTCTAGAACCCCCGTAGCCTCGAGTCGTTTCAGGCCGGAACGAGTAAGAAACACGCATTCATTTCTATCTACCGTCATACCAAGTCACGCAAACTGGCCACAAATTCAACATTATGCATATCGCAGTATGACTTCCATCCGGAAAACTCAGTCCACTGGTTGACAAAAACAAAATCTAACCCTGCGTTAACTGAAGCCTCGTGATCGTATCGGCTATCCCCGATAAACAAGGCTGGCCTCACAATGCGTCCCGCCCGTAACTCACGGGCCAGAATCTCATCTTTGGTATCGGGACTGCCATAGATACCGCCATCAAATAATTGATCCAACCCTCTTACAGAGAAAACCTTCCGTAGCTCAGCCTGATCCCCACCAGAAACGATAGACCAGGATGTTGATTGGGTTTGTTCGCGCAACTCAAATAGTCCGGAGTCTGCTTCACATTCGATAAGACCCTCGCGAACCTTGCGAGCGTAAACATCAAGCAACTCATCGAGGCCCGGCCCAACAGCATCCGAAGGCACAATCTGATTCAAAAAATGCTCAAACTTTCGGTAACGAGAGACACCGCCATTCGCCACATGGTGATCAACCAGTGCCTGTGCCGGGCCTTCGCCATAGGGCAGAGCAGCTTCATAAAAAGCCTTGGTTTTTACCTTATTTGAGTTAAGCACAACCCCGTCACAGTCAAAAACGAGACTGCCATAGCGTTCAGTTTTCACAAACCATGCTTCCGTTTAAGGGCCATTTCTACACCAGCTACATCCTCCGGAACATCCACAGCGAGGCTACCCGGCTGCGTTTCAATCATCAGAACACGCTTGCCCAATTCGAGGAATCGCAGGATCTCGATGTCTTCACATTGCTCGAGTGCGCTTTTCCGCCCAAACTTACGAAAAGCATTAAGCTCATCACGGTTAAATGCATAGATACACACCTGTTTCTTATACCCTTCCGGTGCGTTATCAGGGTCTTTGTAGCCTGGCAAAGCGACGCGAGACATGTAGACCAACTCGTCAGCTTCGTTGGTGATGACCTTGGGAATGTTGACGTTGCCTGGGTTTTCCTGATCTGACACCCAACTGTAACCGTTCACAACAACCTCCATATTCTCCGCTTTGGCCGCGCCGACACGGCTAATATCAGAAGGATTAACCAGTGGTTCGTCACCCTGCACATTGATGAAGATATCCGCTTCAATCTGTTCTCCTGCCTCCGCAAGCCTGTCTGTCCCAGTCAAAGCGCTCGGACTGGTCATAACCGCTTGGAACCCAGCCGAGCGAACAACCTCCGCTATGCGACTGTCCTCGGTCGCTATATAGACGTTCTCCGAGCCAATAGCCTTGGCAGCAAGCTCCGCCACCCAGAGGATCATCGGTTTTCCCATCAAGAGTACAAGCGGCTTTCCCGGGTATCGACTGGAAGAAAACCGGGCGGGGATAATAACGACTGTTCTCATCTCTTCCTCACAGGGCGTAAATTGATTGAGCAGGGAGTGAATAGCGAGTGGGTGTCACCGCGATCAAAGGCACAGCTTCGGAACAAGCCTGGTAATGCGACAAAAGGTTTTGCATTTCCTGGCTTCTTGGATCATCAGCGCCGTAACCGTCAAAACCCGACATAAAAATCCGCTCAGCCTTCCCGCTCGTGACGACAGCCAGCACGTATGCTACAACCAACGAATTCGGCACAGAACAACAGTATTGACCAAACTCGAAAACTTCGGGCAGAACTTTCAGACCGAAATCCAGGGTTTGCTTACTGGCAAGTGATTCTTTTACATCTTCCGGCAACATGGAGACAGGTGTTATCAAAGGCTGAGGCAGCTGAGTATGAGCCTCACAATCAGCAAGCAGACGCACCGGATGGCAGGCAACACGTACATCGATGAGCTCAGCGGCTATTCCGGACTGAGTATTGAGTGCAACAACAAGGGGATTCTTGCGGCGAATGTAAGACTCAATGGCTCCACGATGCTGCAAAACACCGGGGCCTGAACCGAGAAGAAAAACCTCGCGACCTTTGATCATGGAAGAAGGGTCCCAACTACCTGTCGGCTCACCCTGGTAAAACTGTCGCGCCGCATCAAGAGTGTTAAGGCTAAACTTCTTCCCACCCTCAACCCTGAGATGGTCGATAACCGCCAGGATATCTTCCTCATCGTACCTGGAATCGTTCAGCATCTCCTGAATATAGGTCGGGTGGATGGAGTATTTTCCTGCCAAGTAATAATAACTGTTGGTTCCCCACCCGTAACGTTCCTGCATCGGCTTGAAGTGCTCCCTTATGAGCCGCATCAGCGGAACCATATTGACCGGTGAACTACGCCGCTCCGCAATTTCAATCACGAGTTCTTCGGTTCTTGCATTGCCAGGCCCACGCCCCATTCCAGTGACTGTTGAGTCGACCCAGGTACACCCTTCATCGAGAGCTGTTAGTGAGTTCTGGAGCGCCAATCCCATATTGTCGTGGGTATGGATACCCAAAGGGCCAGACCACCCCTGCCTTATCCACTGAATTACTTGCCGTACCTGATTTGGGTTCATCCCCCCCATAGAATCCGCAAAGTACAATACATCCAAAGGATAGCGGGACGCCTCTTTTGCTAAATCAACCACCTCCGACTTGCACTTATCCGCAACCTGCATAAGGTTGAAACCAACCTGATAACCACGTTCTTTTAGCCAGTTAGCTGCGGGGAGAACGTCTTTAAACTCATGGGCGTGGCAGGCAATACGAACGAGGCTAAAGCGGGCTTTGTCTGCGGAAAGTGGGAACAGAGCGCAAAGATCCGCCTTCTGGGTATCTGGAGAAGCCAGTTCACTGCCATTAACCATTACGCCGATAGTCAAATCTGAGGGAAAGTTGAGGTTTTCGAGAAATTCATCAGATGTGTATGCAGCGGCGCCCTTAAATCCATCCGTCTTCAATGACCGGAACCCAAGTTCGACAATATCAACACCCGCTACACTCATTGCATAAAGGTAGTCTTGAACAAGATTGTGACCAAAATCCCACGCATTGTAGTAGCCACCATCTCTTAATGTACAGTCAAGTAGAAGCATTACAGGGATACCTTTATTAAAGTTTACTAGCCATTATGACCAAAAAATCACTAATACCTATTTGTATCATGAAAATCTAAAGCGAAGCCGAAGGAACCAAAACGCTAAAAATGTGTAAAAAACGCCTAAACTAAACTGCACATTTGACAAGTAGTTATTCGTGAAAAACAAAACAGGGAGTGTAATCAAGCATCCAAACCAAATAAATCTATGCAGTTGAATCTGCCCTGATTTTGGTGACAGGCATCTAGCAAAATAATAAAAACCCAAACAAAATATAATAGCACCAACATGACTGAAGTCATAAACGAGGGTTGCAACAAGTCCATTAAAGCTGGAAGCGTTATCATGCAAGGTTTGGTACCTAAGATCAACATAGGAACTCACATCAAACCCTAACCTGGAGCCAACTTCGTCCAAAAGGGATCGCGATGATTTACCATACCACAATTTATCTAGACTAAAATTTTTCATGACTTCTGAACCGTTAACCACCCACTGAGAGAAATAATCAAAAATGGAGTAAAGAGCCCGATTTTTGACAAGCCCCTCATCTGCCGACGAGTAATAGGACGACTCAGAGAACCTCAAACTCGTTATATAGTAAAAAGCAGATAAAATAGCACCAAAGACAACAAAAGCAAAAATATTTATTTTTTTCCTTATTCGGCTACTAATCGCAGGATATGCGTACAAATAAAAAAACACGTACATTAGGACAAACTGTACTATTGCCGCTCTTGACAATCCATGAAGCCCCGAAAGCGGAACATTCAAAGAAAGTATTAAAAACACGGCACTGACGACCAACCGACTTTTTACCAGAAAGTAAAAATGAAATGAAAGCGATAAAATTCCCAAAGGCGATGCAAGGTTTGCAAACCTAACCAAATATGGGTTAACCCACTGCCGGATAAGAACCGCTGCCTCCCCTTCATTTTTGTACGAAGTTATGTTCGAAACACTAAGCGCGACATACGAAAAGGACTTATAAACGATAAAAAAGTTCACAATCAATGAAAAAAATAAAACGAAAAAAATAAAAATCAGCAAAAACCTAAACGAAGACAAACTTAAAGGGTCAAAAATTCTAACGACCGAATAATCCCGAAACGATGAGCAAACTATCAACAACAGAAAAATTGTAAACAAAA includes these proteins:
- a CDS encoding polysaccharide biosynthesis protein is translated as MFGNKILLITGGTGSFGNAVLSRFLDTDIEEIRIFSRDEKKQDDMRKRYSNPKLKFYIGDVRDYNSILNATRGVDFIFHAAALKQVPSCEFHPMEAVKTNVIGTENVLEAAIQNEVKRVVCLSTDKAVYPINAMGISKAMMEKVMVAKSRNVDPGKTVICGTRYGNVMASRGSVIPLFVDQIRGGKSLTITDPNMTRFMMTLADAVDLVLYAFEHGSNGDLFVQKAPAATIETLALALTDLVGHADHPINVIGTRHGEKLFEALLSREEMACAEDLGGYYRVPPDLRDLNYGKFVEQGEEKISHTDDYNSHNTTRLDKAGMQELLMKLDFISATVRGENAQPQD
- a CDS encoding HAD family hydrolase, which translates into the protein MKTERYGSLVFDCDGVVLNSNKVKTKAFYEAALPYGEGPAQALVDHHVANGGVSRYRKFEHFLNQIVPSDAVGPGLDELLDVYARKVREGLIECEADSGLFELREQTQSTSWSIVSGGDQAELRKVFSVRGLDQLFDGGIYGSPDTKDEILARELRAGRIVRPALFIGDSRYDHEASVNAGLDFVFVNQWTEFSGWKSYCDMHNVEFVASLRDLV
- a CDS encoding glycosyltransferase; this translates as MPRRSDLAIINRSFWPVYPVIGEALLRFAENAACQLRVSVILQDHADIRSALSQQGRGKGVAFYPCKAWTTSASGIARRIVDAAFFMIWVMGVLLWNRPRKVYVSTDPPVLVPFIVMVYAKLFRASYVYHLQDIHPEATNVVVPVNRLIYRCLRWIDGLVMRQASRLITITREMADEICRRSGTHADVVVLSNPAVSFEGVNPVSTKRRGFSFCGNAGRLQRIPLLVDAIERYLDAGGSLEFAFAGGGVFAPALERLANQYSQVHYYGLISATEAAQLNANYEWALLPIEDEVTRYAFPSKSSSYVFSGAFILAVCGEQTSVAEWVTSNRLGLVVEPEAGALANTFARIEEGSIETDDLDSDRSELKRGLSFECFIEQLSHNILDRNLVE
- a CDS encoding sugar transferase, which produces MIRIFDFLFALIGLTFGFPLLLLLLFVGFFDTGSPIFRQERVGRDKRPFTLVKFRTMAKETASVASHLASPSSVTSFGRFLRRTKLDELPQLWNVLKGEMSLVGPRPCLFNQEALIQERETRGVLDARPGITGLAQVNGIDMSTPRLLAETDQKMLENLTVSAYFKYILMTVSGKGSGDRVPGQQ
- the wecB gene encoding non-hydrolyzing UDP-N-acetylglucosamine 2-epimerase, which produces MKKLKVVTVVGTRPEIIRLSRVLARLDEHCEHVLVHTGQNYDYELNQVFFDDLDIRKPDYFLNSATDSKGAANTIGNLISAVDEVLAHVRPEALLVLGDTNSCLSVIPAKRRQIPIFHMEAGNRCFDQRVPEETNRRIVDHTADINLTYSSIAREYLLREGLAPDQVIKTGSPMFEVLNHYRQRIEASDVVNRFSLKADQYFVVSAHREENIESERSFARLVETLNGVAEDFGLPVIVSTHPRTQNRINATGSVFHDKVQLLKPLGFHDYVKLQLSARAVLSDSGTINEESSILNFPALNLREAHERPEGMEEASVMMVGLDVERVRQGLSILETQPRGEKRSLRLVGDYSMPNVSDKVVRIIHSYTDYVNRVVWKKY
- a CDS encoding UDP-glucose 4-epimerase family protein → MSRKIVVTGASGFVGRALAKRLQCEGEEVLGICRKNGNFDFPVVTIPSLDNPDSLAEPLNGAEVVVHCAARAHQMQDMAEDPLSAFRKINRDLTLSLARKSAESKVSRFVFLSTVKVNGESTSGRDPFTSEEKAHPEDPYGFSKLEAEQGLLELASESGMEVVIIRPPLVYGPGVKGNFASMIRLVDKGLPLPLGAVHNKRSLVALGNLVDLIITCTHHPSAANQVFLASDGDDLSTTELLRAVAVAMGKPSRLIPVPPGLLTAGATMLGKKAVARRLLDSLQVDISKTRDLLGWKPPLSVDDGLRRCFSDC
- the wbjC gene encoding UDP-2-acetamido-2,6-beta-L-arabino-hexul-4-ose reductase, which codes for MRVLITGANGFIAKNLQQHLAERTDIDLLLISRDSPRATFEDALSKAEFVFHLAGVNRPQDPEEFRKGNSDLTVWLCEGLAARAKKGDKVPVVLSSSTQAALDNDYGLSKRDAECAVLRYGQEFDVPVHVFRLPNVFGKWSRSNYNSVVATFCHNIAQGLPITVNNPEAPLRLVYIDDVVSRFVSLLDGALPNLDAEGFEQVHPEYSTTVGELADTIREFRSSRDTLVIPRVGMGLTRALYSTYLSFLRPEQFFYTVPQHGDSRGVFVEMLKTPDAGQFSFFTAHPGITRGGHYHHSKTEKFLVISGTARFKFRHMQTGEEYELITRGEKSEIVETVPGWTHDITNIGDGELVCMLWANEIFDRDNPDTYACPV